One segment of Alnus glutinosa chromosome 2, dhAlnGlut1.1, whole genome shotgun sequence DNA contains the following:
- the LOC133860718 gene encoding putative disease resistance protein RGA3 has translation MAEAVLFDIAASIIKISGSLALQEIGLLWGFKAELKKLGNTVSTIQAVLLDAEEQQAHNHAVKNWLGKLKDAMYEADDLLDDFSTELLRRQVMAGNNKAKQARILFSKSNQLVYGLKIGRRIKAVGAKLNEIAADRKNFSFTPRLIETQLEHRRREDTHSFVPEEEVIGREDEKEVVKALLFDSKVKENVSIIPIVGIGGQGKTTLAQYVYNDEEVQKHFDLRLWACVSNPFDVKTILQKLIESATKKRLESLEIDPLQSEFRETIGGKRYLLVLDDVWNENSNKWSNLKNLFVGGLRGSKVLVTTRNEKVADIIRTASSYFLGGLSESNSWDLFKKMAFKDGEEPKNPKLVEIGRRIIQKCARVPLAIRSMGSLLYFKNSEAEWLEFQTNIRYEINQQSNDIFPILKLSYDHLPQHLKQCFAFCSLFPKDSKIKVEMLIQLWTAQGFIDLLDGTIHLEYVGRKYFMDLLWRSFFQDIRRNKYGDIKSCKMHDLIHDLAQSVAGDECLISNPDAVKVVERTRHVAFDSLNSLRDIPVPLLEADRLRTLLLPNLDSNRQVYDRLISSFKCLRALNLSDSNVQEVPNSIGKLKHLRYLDLSLNDEIKLLPASITKLQNLQTLILEFCGRLKELPEDTRNLISLRHLVLRACKSLTHMPHGLGKLTALQTLSRYILGKKESSVPKQKGGLGDLDGLDELRGSLHIKGLEHLRSSPLEARAANLDRKQYIRRLKLEWDHYIEAGYDEQLLQNLRPHLNLKKLKVEGYAGVRFPDWLSSLSNLVKITLSKCKWCQHIPPLDRFPFLEFFSLKKLSALEYISNDASDVSSSSLQSLKLNDLRKLRGWWRMREVVTTEHEQNYNLPLFPSFPSLSSLCIVNCPIRSIMADVATPSSSFPFSTLSKLKRLRLSFLKELEYLPEEWLQNLTSLEVLSISDCPKLQISMSPLFQHLAALEYLEIDHCKDLISNEDEEGAQCLGPTILHHLQIKQVTNLVSLPKELRHATALQLLSIENCPSLVSLPEWIADLTSLHTLQIHGCHNLISLPEAIHRLTSLRRLTISDCTRLEERCEKGTGEDWPKIAHIPNFSNQWDQIFFRFWDIEYFFG, from the exons ATGGCGGAGGCAGTTCTCTTCGACATTGCTGCGAGTATTATTAAGATTTCGGGCTCTCTTGCTCTCCAAGAGATTGGACTGCTCTGGGGTTTCAAAGCTGAGCTTAAAAAGCTCGGGAACACGGTTTCCACCATCCAAGCTGTGCTTTTGGATGCAGAGGAGCAGCAGGCCCACAACCATGCGGTCAAAAATTGGCTTGGAAAGCTCAAGGATGCCATGTACGAAGCCGACGACTTGCTGGATGACTTCTCCACTGAACTTCTACGGCGACAAGTCATGGCAGGGAATAACAAGGCAAAACAG GCACGTATCCTCTTTTCCAAATCGAACCAGCTTGTTTATGGCCTTAAAATTGGTCGTAGGATCAAGGCAGTTGGAGCAAAACTGAATGAAATCGCAGCGGATAGGAAGAACTTTAGCTTCACTCCGCGCCTTATAGAAACACAGCTTGAGCACAGGAGGAGAGAAGATACACACTCTTTTGTACCTGAGGAAGAAGTCATTGGGAGAGAGGACGAAAAGGAGGTTGTTAAAGCACTGTTATTTGATTCCAAAGTGAAAGAGAATGTTTCCATCATTCCCATCGTTGGGATTGGTGGACAAGGAAAGACCACACTTGCTCAGTATGTGTACAATGACGAGGAGGTCCAAAAACATTTTGATCTGAGGCTATGGGCATGCGTCTCTAATCCTTTTGACGTAAAAACTATTCTTCAAAAGCTCATAGAATCCGCAACAAAGAAGAGACTTGAAAGTCTTGAGATAGATCCATTGCAAAGTGAGTTTCGAGAAACAATTGGTGGGAAGCGATACTTACTTGTTTTAGACGATGTATGGAATGAGAATTCTAATAAATGGTCTAACTTGAAAAATCTATTTGTGGGTGGCTTGAGGGGAAGCAAAGTTTTGGTTACCACACGGAACGAAAAAGTTGCAGACATTATACGCACAGCTTCATCGTATTTTTTGGGAGGTCTATCTGAAAGTAATTCTTGggatttatttaagaaaatggCATTTAAAGATGGGGAAGAGCCCAAGAATCCAAAGCTAGTGGAAATTGGAAGGAGGATCATACAAAAGTGTGCACGAGTTCCTCTTGCTATAAGGAGCATGGGAAGtctattatatttcaaaaacTCGGAGGCTGAATGGTTGGAGTTTCAAACCAATATACGTTATGAAATAAATCAACAAAGCAATGATATTTTCCCAATACTTAAGTTGAGTTATGATCATCTCCCGCAACACTTGAAGCAATGTTTTGCCTTTTGTTCGCTATTTCCAAAAGATTCTAAAATTAAAGTGGAGATGTTGATTCAGCTATGGACAGCGCAAGGCTTTATTGATTTGTTAGACGGAACGATACATCTTGAATATGTTGGTCGCAAGTATTTTATGGATTTGCTTTGGAGGTCGTTTTTCCAAGACATCCGAAGAAATAAATATGGTGATATAAAAAGTTGCAAAATGCATGACCTTATACATGATCTTGCACAATCCGTAGCAGGGGATGAGTGCTTAATTTCAAATCCAGATGCAGTAAAAGTAGTTGAAAGAACTCGCCATGTGGCATTCGATTCTTTAAATTCATTACGCGATATTCCAGTTCCCTTGCTCGAAGCAGACAGACTAAGAACCCTTCTTCTGCCAAATCTTGATTCAAATAGGCAAGTCTATGATAGACttatttcaagttttaaatgCTTGCGTGCTTTGAATTTGAGTGACTCGAATGTTCAAGAAGTGCCGAATTCCATTGGCAAGTTAAAGCATCTAAGATATCTTGATCTCTCTTTGAATGATGAAATCAAACTACTCCCCGCTTCTATAACTAAATTGCAGAATTTGCAAACACTAATACTCGAGTTTTGTGGTAGGCTTAAAGAATTGCCTGAAGACACTAGAAACTTGATCAGCCTTAGGCATCTTGTGCTTCGTGCGTGTAAGAGCTTGACTCATATGCCACATGGACTGGGAAAGTTGACTGCTCTCCAAACATTGTCACGTTACATTTTAGGGAAGAAGGAAAGTTCTGTTCCAAAGCAAAAGGGTGGGCTAGGCGATCTGGATGGTTTAGATGAGTTGAGGGGAAGCTTACATATCAAGGGTTTAGAGCACTTGAGATCTTCTCCATTAGAAGCCAGGGCTGCAAACTTGGACAGGAAACAATACATTCGAAGACTGAAATTAGAGTGGGACCATTATATAGAAGCTGGTTATGATGAACAACTGTTGCAAAACCTTCGGCCACacctaaatttgaaaaaattaaaggtaGAAGGGTATGCAGGCGTGAGGTTTCCCGACTGGCTGTCCTCACTCTCGAATTTGGTTAAAATTACCCTAAGCAAATGTAAATGGTGCCAACATATCCCACCATTGGACCGATTCCCTTTTCTAGAGTTTTTTTCTCTTAAGAAATTGAGTGCACTGGAGTACATAAGCAATGATGCTAGTGATGTGTCCTCTTCTTCCCTCCAAAGTCTCAAACTTAATGATTTGCGTAAGTTGAGGGGATGGTGGAGGATGAGGGAAGTAGTAACAACAGAGCATGAGCAAAATTATAATCTTCCATTATTCCCATCATTTCCAAGTCTTTCTTCTTTATGTATCGTGAATTGCCCTATAAGGTCCATAATGGCAGACGTTGCAACACCCTCCTCTTCCTTTCCCTTTTCCACTCTCTCCAAATTGAAGCGTCTTAGGCTTTCTTTCTTAAAGGAACTTGAATATCTGCCAGAGGAGTGGCTGCAAAACCTAACTTCTCTTGAGGTTCTGAGTATTTCGGACTGTCCTAAACTACAAATATCCATGTCTCCACTCTTTCAACATCTCGCCGCACTTGAATATTTGGAGATTGATCACTGCAAAGACCTTATCAGCAATGAGGATGAAGAGGGCGCGCAATGCCTTGGACCTACAATACTTCATCATCTACAAATAAAACAAGTTACAAACTTGGTGTCTCTCCCAAAGGAGCTTAGGCATGCTACCGCTCTGCAATTGCTTAGCATTGAGAATTGCCCTAGTTTGGTGTCTTTACCAGAATGGATAGCCGACCTCACTTCTCTTCATACACTTCAGATCCACGGATGTCATAATTTAATATCATTGCCTGAAGCTATCCACCGCCTCACCTCCTTACGTCGCTTGACAATTAGTGACTGCACTCGCTTGGAGGAAAGATGTGAAAAAGGAACAGGCGAGGATTGGCCAAAAATTGCTCACATCCCAAACTTTTCGAATCAGTGGGACCAAATATTCTTCAGGTTTTGGGACATTGAATACTTCTTTGGCTAA